The proteins below come from a single Polynucleobacter necessarius genomic window:
- the coaD gene encoding pantetheine-phosphate adenylyltransferase — MTVAVYPGTFDPFTRGHEDLVRRASSIFDELIVGVASSCSKHPFFTLDERIAIAKEVLGHYSNVKVVGFDGLLKDFAREHNARVIVRGLRAVSDFEYEFQMAGMNRYLLPDVETLFLTPSDQYQFISGTFVREIATMGGDVSKFVFPSVEKWLANKTAVIKQAK, encoded by the coding sequence ATGACTGTCGCTGTATATCCAGGAACATTTGATCCGTTTACTCGTGGTCACGAAGATTTGGTTCGTCGTGCATCCAGTATTTTCGATGAGTTAATCGTGGGTGTGGCTTCCAGTTGTAGCAAACATCCATTTTTTACATTGGATGAGCGGATTGCCATTGCCAAAGAAGTGCTAGGCCATTACTCCAACGTTAAAGTGGTTGGCTTTGATGGCCTATTAAAAGATTTCGCGCGAGAACATAATGCTCGCGTTATCGTACGTGGCTTACGCGCTGTATCTGACTTTGAATACGAGTTTCAGATGGCTGGCATGAATCGCTATCTCCTACCAGATGTGGAGACCTTGTTCTTAACCCCTTCCGATCAGTATCAATTTATCTCTGGAACTTTTGTGCGCGAGATTGCGACTATGGGTGGCGACGTTAGTAAGTTTGTTTTCCCATCTGTAGAAAAATGGCTTGCCAATAAAACAGCAGTAATAAAGCAAGCCAAATAA